Proteins found in one Diorhabda sublineata isolate icDioSubl1.1 chromosome 9, icDioSubl1.1, whole genome shotgun sequence genomic segment:
- the LOC130448830 gene encoding proteolipid protein DM beta isoform X2 produces MGCFEKCLTRVPYATLIATIMCALGVVIFCGTMYRGATLAVLMFSEVFNLQLFWMDAVKMTFVLIGACMGALGLMILTLGFLATGATRHKVYRGWGWRVSGRLSCAIFMCVTYTLQLAWLIMFCFLVISTFVFTVFWKMCENPRVASFQDDIDLTQFYFMFPEGTRQEHMKVSGESAVKGFCKDHVEKIEIMFILATVASLLVILSLIHYLMCLSANYAHIRDQDKFLQFQDLQMLNDHELLAGKDRF; encoded by the exons ATGG gttgttttgaaaaatgccTCACCAGGGTACCATATGCTACACTCATTGCAACAATAATGTGTGCGTTAGGAGTAGTTATTTTTTGTGGTACTATGTACCGAGGAGCAACTCTGGCAGTACTTATGTTTAGTGAAGTTTTTAATCTACAATTATTTTG gaTGGATGCTGTAAAGATGACATTTGTTCTAATAGGAGCATGTATGGGTGCTCTTGGATTGATGATTTTGACCTTGGGTTTTCTGGCAACAGGTGCAACTAGACACAAAGTTTATAGGGGATGGGGTTGGCGAGTTAGTGGCAGACTAAGTTGTGCAATT tttATGTGTGTAACTTATACTCTACAATTAGCTTGGCTGATAATGTTTTGCTTCTTGGTGATTTCCACTTTTGTGTTCACagtattttggaaaatgtgTGAAAATCCAAGAGTAGCATCTTTCCAAGATGACATTGATTTAACTCAATTCT ACTTCATGTTTCCAGAAGGTACAAGACAAGAGCACATGAAAGTGTCAGGAGAAAGTGCTGTGAAAGGGTTTTGTAAAGATCATGtagaaaaaatcgaaataatgtTCATTTTGGCGACAGTCGCTTCTTTACTTGTAATATTGAGTCTG ATTCATTATCTCATGTGCCTTTCTGCAAACTATGCTCATATCCGGGATCAAGACAAATTCTTACAATTTCAAGATCTCCAAATGCTCAACGATCACGAATTGCTAGCAGGGAAAGATAGATTCTAG
- the LOC130448830 gene encoding neuronal membrane glycoprotein M6-a isoform X1 — protein sequence MASNYNQRFTTFERPYLETNLDRDVSKSQTSVFSLNSILESEDEYESKSCFEKCLTRVPYATLIATIMCALGVVIFCGTMYRGATLAVLMFSEVFNLQLFWMDAVKMTFVLIGACMGALGLMILTLGFLATGATRHKVYRGWGWRVSGRLSCAIFMCVTYTLQLAWLIMFCFLVISTFVFTVFWKMCENPRVASFQDDIDLTQFYFMFPEGTRQEHMKVSGESAVKGFCKDHVEKIEIMFILATVASLLVILSLIHYLMCLSANYAHIRDQDKFLQFQDLQMLNDHELLAGKDRF from the exons ATGGCGAGTAATTATAACCAGAGATTTACCACATTTGAAAGGCCctatttagaaacaaatttagATAGAGATGTATCAAAATCACAAACGAGTGTATTTTCACTTAATTCAATCCTTGAATCAGAAGATGAATACGAATCTAAAA gttgttttgaaaaatgccTCACCAGGGTACCATATGCTACACTCATTGCAACAATAATGTGTGCGTTAGGAGTAGTTATTTTTTGTGGTACTATGTACCGAGGAGCAACTCTGGCAGTACTTATGTTTAGTGAAGTTTTTAATCTACAATTATTTTG gaTGGATGCTGTAAAGATGACATTTGTTCTAATAGGAGCATGTATGGGTGCTCTTGGATTGATGATTTTGACCTTGGGTTTTCTGGCAACAGGTGCAACTAGACACAAAGTTTATAGGGGATGGGGTTGGCGAGTTAGTGGCAGACTAAGTTGTGCAATT tttATGTGTGTAACTTATACTCTACAATTAGCTTGGCTGATAATGTTTTGCTTCTTGGTGATTTCCACTTTTGTGTTCACagtattttggaaaatgtgTGAAAATCCAAGAGTAGCATCTTTCCAAGATGACATTGATTTAACTCAATTCT ACTTCATGTTTCCAGAAGGTACAAGACAAGAGCACATGAAAGTGTCAGGAGAAAGTGCTGTGAAAGGGTTTTGTAAAGATCATGtagaaaaaatcgaaataatgtTCATTTTGGCGACAGTCGCTTCTTTACTTGTAATATTGAGTCTG ATTCATTATCTCATGTGCCTTTCTGCAAACTATGCTCATATCCGGGATCAAGACAAATTCTTACAATTTCAAGATCTCCAAATGCTCAACGATCACGAATTGCTAGCAGGGAAAGATAGATTCTAG